The sequence below is a genomic window from Desulfovibrio sp. Huiquan2017.
CTCCTGGATGCTGTGGGCGACCACGTCCTTGCCCACGCCGCTTTCGCCGGTGATCAGCACGGCCACGTCCGTGGGGGCGACCTTGCCTATAAGGTATTTGATCTGTTTGATGGGCGCGGAGTTCCCCACCAGCTTGGTGGAGGTCACGGCCTGATCGGAATGCCGGAAGCTGCGGTTCTCGCGCTGGAGGCAGACCCGCTGGTAGGCCCGTTCGATGACCAGCTCCACCCGATCGAGATGAAACGGCTTGGTCAGGTAGTCGTAGGCCCCGATACGCATGGCCTCGACCGCGTTGTCGATGTTGCCGTGCCCGGTGATCAGCACCACCTCGATATCGGGGTAGGCCGTCTTGAACTGCACGAGCATGTCCAGGCCGTCGCCGTCCGGCAGGCGTATGTCCGAAACCACGACGTCATAATGGCCTTTGGAGAATTTCTCCAGCCCGAGAGTGGCCGAGGAAGCCGTGTCCACGATGCGCTCCTCGGTGCTCAATTCGTGCTGGAGCAGCCTGAGTATGGATTCCTCGTCGTCTATGACCAGGACCTTGTAGGCGTTAGCCATGCCGTCCTCGTTTCCCGATGGGCAGGGTGACCGAGAAGCACGTTCCGGTACCTTCCTCGCTGTTGAATGATATCTCGCCGCCGTGGTCCTGGACGATGTGGTAGCAGGTGGACAGCCCGATGCCGATGCCCTTGCCCACGGGCTTGGTGGTAAAGAACGGTTCGAACGGCTTGTCCTTGTCCTTGTCCGGGATGCCGCAACCGGTGTCGCTCACCGACATGCGCACCCCGCCCTCGTGCAGGGAGGTGGATACGCACAGTTCCCCTTCTTCTCCTATGGCGTCCACCGCGTTGGTCAGGAGGTTCAGGACGACCTGCTTCAGTTGGGCCTCATCACCGTAGATCATGGGCAGAACTTCGGCCAGGGACATGGACACCTTGAGCTTGGGGTGCCTCCTGAAATGGTGCTGCAGAATGCGGATGGTGTCCTTGACCACGCGGTTGACGCTGACCTGGGTGAAATCGGCCATCATGGGCCGGCTGAAGGTCAAGAGGGTCTGGACGATCTTCTGGCAGCGCGAGCACTCCTTGAGGATGGTGTCGGTATACTCCTTGAAATCCTCATAGAGGGTGTCGTCCACGACGTTTTCCAGCCGGGGAAGTCGGCGCTTGAGCCCTTCGGCAAAGCCCGCCACCGCGGTCAGGGGATTGTTGACCTCATGGGCCACGCCCGCCGCCAGCACGCCGATGGTGGCCATCTTTTCAGCCTGGTAGAACTTGGCCTGGTATTCCTTTTCCATGGTCACGTCCCGCTTGAAGATCAGCACCCTGTGCTGGGGCAGGTGAGGGTTCTTCAGGG
It includes:
- a CDS encoding ATP-binding protein; amino-acid sequence: MVSTSNTTLEDLMGIEHSKLNFFQELRQSIEKLTASHRESEDQRLEIAAILEGITDVMMVLSENLEIISVNHVFLELFPGINPIGRYCYEVFRNTDYPCNECPAFRSLSTDAVCRETAIFRIGGRNRQFQMVAAPLKNPHLPQHRVLIFKRDVTMEKEYQAKFYQAEKMATIGVLAAGVAHEVNNPLTAVAGFAEGLKRRLPRLENVVDDTLYEDFKEYTDTILKECSRCQKIVQTLLTFSRPMMADFTQVSVNRVVKDTIRILQHHFRRHPKLKVSMSLAEVLPMIYGDEAQLKQVVLNLLTNAVDAIGEEGELCVSTSLHEGGVRMSVSDTGCGIPDKDKDKPFEPFFTTKPVGKGIGIGLSTCYHIVQDHGGEISFNSEEGTGTCFSVTLPIGKRGRHG